The Candidatus Eremiobacteraceae bacterium genomic sequence TCCTCCTCTAAGATCGATGAAGAAACAAAACCGCGCGACCCGCATTGTATGCAGGTTGCGCGGCGCCGCTATTGTCGCAAGCCGGCCGAACCGGACACGAAAGCCTCCTCTTAGCGCGGCTTCAATTCATGGAGAATGAACTCGTTGCCCTCGCTATCGTGCGCGAACGCGAGAAAGCACCCGGGCGTCTCATAGATCTTCGCGTCGTCCTCGAACGTGATGCCGCTTGCCTTGCAGGCCGCGACCGCAGCTTTGATATCGTCGACGCCGAAGTGCACGCCACCCGACTTCTCCCAAGGCGCGGTAGGCGGTTTGACGATGCCGAATGTTTCGCCGGTCGGAAACGTCCACTCGGCTCCGACGCCGAAGCTGAGCGTAGGAGCAAATCCTAACACGTCAGTATAGAATTTCGTCGCGCGGTCGACGTCTTTGACCAGATACATCGTCGTGTCGACGCCTCGAATTCCGATCTTGCTCGCAGTTGCCATGGTTGCACCTTTTGTGTCCGGCTGAAGGGTTGAACAGCGTACCGTCCGGCGCGGACATTCTCCTCTCTCGAGCGAATGGCGCGCGACATGACCGAGTCGAAGCGAGCTGTGTCGTCTAGACTTCGAGAGGACAGTTTACCCTCGGGCTTGGTCGCTTTTCTCTTCACCGACATCGAAGGCTCGACGCAGCGTTGGGACAAGCACCGAGACGCCATGGACGCTGCCGTCAAGCTCCACGATACGATTGTGCGCGGTGCGATAGAGGGCGGCACCGGTTATGTTTTCAAAACGGCCGGTGACGCGTTTTGCGCCGCGTTTTCTTCAGCGCGCGACGCTGTGACCGCCGCGATTGAGATCCAGCGCGAACTCGCGGGCGCAGACTTTGCGGCTGTCGACGGCATTCGCGTCAGAATCGGTCTGCATGTCGGCCAAGCCTCCGAGCGCGACGGCGATTACTTCGGACCTGCCGTGAATCGGACGGCGCGGCTCATGTCGATCGGCCACGGCGGTCAAGTGCTTCTCTCCGGCGCGATGCGCGAGTCGGCTGAGATATCGCTGCCGAGCGGCGTATGGCTCACTGATCTCGGACAGCGACGGCTCAAGGATCTCACGGAACCGGAACACGTCTGGCAGCTCGATATCGCAGGTTTGGCGGCCGATTTTCCACCGCTCTCGTCGCTCGACGCGCGGCCGAACAACTTGCCGGTGCAGCTGACGCGCCTCATCGGTCGCGAGCAGGACGTCGACGAGATCAAGGCGCTGATCACGAAGCATCGACTGGTGACGCTGCTCGGTTCTGGCGGCGTGGGAAAGACCAGACTTGCCTTGCAAGTGGCAGCGGACCTCATCGATCGGTACCCGGACGGAGTTTGGTTCGCCGACTTGGCGCCCATCAGCGATCCGGAACTCGTCGCAAGCGTGGTCGCTCAGGCGCTCGGCATGTCGCAAGCGCAGGACCGGCGCGTCGATGAAGCCGTCGTCGAACGACTCAAGCGCAAGAACCTCATTCTCGTGCTGGACAATTGCGAACACCTCGTAGAAGCCGCGGCTCGCCTTTCCGCGGCGATAGTGCGCGGTTGCGCCGGCGTGAGCATTCTCACGACGTCGCGGCAGGCGCTGGGCATCGATGGAGAAGTCGTCCATAGACTACCATCGCTTGCCGTTCCGGCAAACTTCGGCGAAATGCGAGCCGGAGAGGCGCATCAGTACGGAGCGATCGCGCTCTTTGTCGAACGCGCAAGCGCGGCGGACTCGCGCTTTTCACTCACGGACGACACGGCGCCCGTCGTCGCGGATATCTGCAGACGGTTGGACGGTATTCCGCTTGCCATCGAGCTTGCCGCGGCGCGCGTCAAAGTGCTGACGATTCCCAATCTCGCAAAGCGACTGGACGATCGGTTCAAACTCCTTACCGGCGGGAACAGAACAGCGCTGCCGCGCCAGAAGACGCTCATGGCCTTGATCGATTGGAGCTATGATCTTCTGACCGAATCCGAGCAGACACTGCTCGCACGGGTGGCGATATTCGCGGGCGGTTTTGGGCTGGATGCCGCGGCGACGATTTGCGCCGACGGAACCGTCGATGAAGTCGAGATCCTCGATCTGCTGTCGTCATTGACGGACAAGTCGCTGATCGTCGCGGACACGTTGGGAGAAGAGGAGCGCTATCGGCTGCTCGAATCGACGCGCGCGTACTCGTTGGCAAAACTAAATGCTTTAGGCGAACGCGAGCGGCTGGCCGCAAGCCACGCCGCCTATTTCAAGAGGCTGGCGGAGTTCGCAGACCAGACGCACCTCAGGGTCCCGAGCCCATTGCCGCTTGCCCTTCTCGAAGTCGAGCGAGACAACTTCCGGGCGGCGCTCGAGTGGTCGATAACTGACGAGCACGACGTGCCACTTGGCGCCGCTATCGCGGGAAGTCTCGAACGGCTGTGGACCACAGGTGGACTCATGGCTGAGGGCCGCTATTGGATCGGTCGCGCGCAAGCGCGCCTGGATGAATCGTCTAACCCGAAGGAAGCGGCTCGGCTCTGGCTCGCGCTCGCCGGCATAGTCCACGCAAAGCCCAAATACGAATGTGCGATGCGCGCGCTCGCGCTCTATGAAACGTTTGCTGAGCCAAGGCGCGCGGCGTGGTCGCAATTTTATGCGGCATTCGCTCTCCATCAGATGGGCCGGATCGAGGAAGCAGAACGCGAGTGCGAACATGCACTGCTCGCGAGCCGCGACTGCGGCAACACCCGATGCGTAGCGGCGTGCCTCAATCTGCAGGGACTATTCTATCGATCTCCTGGCCATGAATCCGCCGAGGCGCGCAAAGTATTCGCACAAGCGCTCGAGATATTCAAGTCCTTGGAGGATGATGCCGGCTCCGCGGTCGTCCTTGGCAACATTGCTGAGCTCGACTTTTTTGAAGGAAACCTCGACAGCGCGACCGCTATGGCTGAAGAGGCCCGCGACGTCACGCTCGGCACGCACAACATGTTCTACCTCGCCATCAGCAATACGAATCTCGCAGCGTATAATATCGCCTCCGGTGATTATGATGCGGCGCTTCGCGCCGCGCGTGAGGGCCTGAAGTGTGCGCTGCAGGAGCAGCACGCGCTCGGCATCGCGATCGTGCTGCAGCATTTCGCGCAGCTCGCTGCCATCCGCGGCGATGCGCGCGAGGGCGCACGGCTTCTCGCTTATGTCGACGCGCGTTTGCGTGCGCTGAGCTACGAACGAGAGTACACCGAGAAGTGGTGTCTTGAGAAGCTCATGATCGAGCTTCGAAGAACTTTGGACGATTCTGAGATCGAGCGGCTAGCGGCCGAAGGCGCTGCTTGGACGGAAGATCGCGCTGTCGGACTTGCTATGTCGACGTGTGAGGACTTACTTTGATTCGGAACCTACTAGAATTCCCCGGCCCAAAGTCCTAAATCAGCACGCTCGGAGGTCGCTGTTTCGCGCAAACGTAACGGACATCGCATCAATCGCTCGCTCTTTGAGGATGAACTTCATGCTTGCTCGCTTTTCGATTTTCGGCGCGATCGTGACGTTTGCGCTCGGCACCGCGGTCGCCGCTGCGTCGACTTCTCCGATCGAGATCGGAACGGTCACCGGCGTCCGTGACTATGGTCGAGCATCGGAAAGCACACGCGTGCGCGTCGCAGTCGTGTTGAACTACCATCGCGACGCAGAGCTCGAGTCGCTGACGCAGGCGCAAGCAGATCCGGCTTCTCCTCTCTTTCATCACTTCCTCACGCCCGAGCAGTTTTCGAATTACTTTGCGGCAACACCGGCAGAGTACGGAAGCGTCATCGCATCGCTGCGGCGCGGCGGGTTCACGATCACGCATATTTTTGCGAACCGCACCGTCGTGGATGCGGTCGCGCCCGCGCCGATCGCGGCGCGCTATTTCAGCACGGATATCCACCGTGTTCTCACCGCAGACGGCCGGATCACGTATACAAACGTACTTCCCGGCATCGTGCCGGCCGAGATCGGCGATCTCGTCTTCAGCGTTCAGGGCTTGGACGCCGTCGGTCGCATGCGCCCGACTATCGCATTCAGCCCAAGAGCGGGTCGGCGCTTGATCGCTCCGGCAGTCAGCCCCGACACGGCACCCGTTTTCGGGCCGGACGGGGGTTACGGACCGCTCGTCTTCACTCGGTCGTACGATTTACCGTCCTCGAAGGGCTTCACAGGCGCCGGTCACGCGTCTGGCGTCGCGACGGATGCCGACTTCCTCAATAGCGATCTTAACTCGTTTCTCGCGTACTTCCGCATCAAACGCACCGGCCCCCAGACCACGCGCGTGCTCGTCGATGGCGGACCGCCGCCCGGTGATGGTCCAGATTCGATCGAGACGACGCTGGATGTCGAGCAGATCACGTCACTCGCGCCCGGCACGGCGCTCTACGTCTACGAGGTGACGTACGATGAGCCGACCAACGCGAATTTCATCGACATCTTCAACCAAGTCGTGAGTGACGACAAAGTCGACACCCTCAACTCGAGTTACGGGTACTGCGAGACGGCGATCCACAAAGGCTATCCGGCGTCGCTGAATACTGTCGCCAAACAGGGTAACGCCCTCGGCATCACATTCCACTCGTCGGCCGGGGACACGGGGTCGTCCTGGGATGGCTGCTCGGGCGTCGCGGTTGGAACGCCCGTCGACATTCCGCACGGCGAAGCCATTGGCGGCACCACGCTCTCAGTCGACGGCAATGGCAACGAAACCGGGGAAATCGGTTGGAATAGCACGGGCGGCGGCATTTCGAAGCTCTTCGCAGTTCCGACGTGGCAGCAGAACGTGCCGCACGTCATCAAAGGCGGACGCAATCTCCCCGACTTGGCGTTTGACGCGGACCCGGGAACCGGCGGATCGTATTTCTATGGAGGATTCTGGTCGGGACCGATCGGCGGCACCTCGATGTCATCGCCGATCTTCGGCGCCTCGCTCACCGAGATCAATCAAGTGGAAGGAGCGCGAGCCGGCGATTTTAACGTAACGCTCTATAAGACTTGGTTGGCTCATGGGTACGGCAACGGCACGACGGCCAACTTCCGCGACATAACGTCCGGCAGCATTCCGCCGTATCATGCCGGCCCGGGCTATGACCAGATGTCGGGCATCGGCGCGATGCTCGTCAACAATTTCGTCAAGCTGTTTCGAAGATAAACCGGCGACGCGATTCAGCCCCTTTTCACCGATTGGGTGTACGATCTCATGTGTCTCTTGGAAGGGGCTGAAACGATGAACCGGCATCTAGTCAAGCGCGGAGTTCCCGCGTGTCTGCTTATCGCGACGTGCTGCGTCCTGTCGGCGTGCAACGGCACCGCTCCACACGCCGCGGCGGCGCCGCCGATCCCCAATACGACTCGCGCAATGGCGTTCGGGCCGAGACCGGATCATTCCGGTCGGCTCGGCGTCGTGCTGACATCGCAAGATGGTGGGCAGATCTTCGGCTTTGATATCGGACAGGATAACGGAGCCGGAATTCTGTCAACGGCCAACCACGTGGAAGCTTTTGATCAGCAAACCGGCGCGATAACGCAGTCGTTCCCCAAAGTCACGCCGGCGCGAACAACGTATGCACTCGATGGCATCTTCCCAAGCGATATCGCCCTCGTCACGCGTTATGTCGAGCCCAAGGGGTCTATCTTCGCCAATCGATACTATGACGTGGTCAGCCCGTTCACTGCCGGCGGCTTTACCGGAAAATGGACGCCGCCTATCTTTGACATCGACATCCAGCAGGGCGCAAAAGTTCTCAATTCGACCACAAGCGTTCTGTTCGCGATTCAACTGAAGAGCAACGACCGCCCGGTCTTGGTCGCGACTGACATCGGTGCGAATTCGATAGCGAAGGTCGTCCATCTCAGTCCAAATACGTTCGGCGGGGGCGACGGGCCGCAGCTCGCTAGTTACACGTTCCAAGGAAAAGCGGTGTTCGCGCTTTCACCCGACGGCGGAGCCGTAGGCGGGGCAGCCCCGATCAACATCCTCGTCGATTACACGACGGGCGCCGCGAAGCAATTCACCGGATTCAACTTCGGCCCGTTCGGCGCGGGCTATGTGAATGGCATGGCGGTCGATCCCAACACCGGGATCGAGGCGACCACGACAGAACTGAACGCGCAAGTGGAGTTTTACAATCTCGTGACGCGCGCCGGCATCGCCGCAGTCCAGCTACCATGCACCGGGAACGCAGACCAAAGCAATAGCGGAGCAGGCATCGCAGTGGATCCGGTGCACAGACTTTTCTTGGTGACAGATCCTGCATATGCATGCGACGGCAGCCGCGACGGCGCGATCGTCGTATATAACGAAAAAGGAACTCTCGTCGAAACGATTCCCGGCTTCAAGTTCGCGATCGCGGAGCCCGCGCCGGCTCTTGACCCAGCGAAGCGTTTGGGATGGGACTTCGGGCCGCAGTTCAGCCAGCTGCAGCAATTCTTCTACTAGCGACACGCCCGCGTTCGACGCCGGTTAGGGCTCCTTTTTCCGTTGCGACAGTCGCGTGGTTGGGATCGGCGCCTACGAAGAACACTGTTTTGCAGATGCTATCCGATATTCGCAGGAAGCGCTCGAGCTTTCACCGCGGCGCCTAGACGCGCTCATCACAATCGGGCAAGCGTATGAGGCACGAGGCGACGTCGCGCGCGCAATCGTCGCGTTCAAAATCTGCGGCGCCGTCGCACCATACTACAGACCAGAGGCTGCTGCTTTGCTAGCTCGCGCGTATGCTCTTGGCCGTAGGATGAGTGAGGCGCAGGCGCAGCTCGCCTTTGCGCGAGCACATCGCGACGCGGCCGACCCTGTCGATCTGGCCGCCGCAGCGATCGCTGTCTACCCTTCTGCGAGCCGCCGCAATCAAAGTGTCGAACAGCGTACGAGACACGTAGCCATGTATGCGTAGAGCGGATTCGGGAGCGGCGTAGCGCTACATCATCATAGCAGGCAAGCCGAAGCCTTCATACTGGACGACGGTCATCAGCCCGCTCATCACATCGTGATTGTCCACCATGTGCGCGACGATGTGGCAATGCAGCGGCCAGACACCTGGATTGTTCGCGAGAAAATCGATGTCGACCGTCTGGCCAGGGTGGACCGGCACCGTGTTCATGGTCTGCGGCCGTTCGAGCGGGCTGCCGTCCTGCGCGATCAGTCGAAACCAATGGCCGTGTAGGTGGATCGGATGCGCCATGTTCGTGAGATTCCCGAAACGCAGGCGAACCAGATCGCCTGATCTCACGGCGATGGGCTGCGTCGCCGGAAACGTCTTACCGTTGAAGCACCAGTACTCGACCATGTCCATGCGATCCATCGCGTCGCCGACTCCAGGCAATGGATCGGCGCCGGGTTTCGCGCCCATACCGGTCATCATCATGCTGTCCGCGAGTATGGTTTGCTCCTCTGCGGCGCGCGCTTTCTCCCACGGGATCGAACTGATGAAAATCGGTAGGTCCGACGCATAGTGCGGCTCGCGTCCGTCAACTTGCGGATCGACGATGAACATGCCGCTGACGGAAGCGAATTCCAGCTCGTTGATGTGACTATGGTACATGTACGTCCCCGCCTGGGGCGCGATGAACCGATAGACAAATGTCTCATTTGGTCGAATCGCTTGTTGCGAGAAACTTCCGGACCCGTCCATGGTGAACGGGATCGGTATTCCGTGCCAGTGCAGCGAGGTCGCCCTGGGAAGGCGATTGATCACGGTGATTTCGACTTCATCACCTTCGCCGGCGCGCAACACCGGCCCGGGCGACGTGCCGTTGATGGCGGGAACAGATATGCGGTGTTTCGGCAATGGTTGAACCGTCGCCGGCGCGAGCGTCAGCGTGAATCGCTTCGTCTGACCGCTTCGGCTGACGGAGTCCGGCGGCCGCAACGGCGGCAACGCGCGCAAGCCGGCCGTCGTGAGCCGATCGAGTTCTGCATCAGCGCCCACAGACGAGGCGGCCGGCACGGTCGCGCCGGCCATTGCCTTCCCGACATTCGTCGTCGCCAATCCGAGCGCCCCGGCTGCACCAAGTCGTAGGACGTCACGTCGCTTTAGCATGTGGCCTCGCGCTGGAAACTACTGTCTTCGGCGGACACTTGCATGGCGCGCGTGTCTCAACCTTGGCGGATCACCGGTTCGGATCAGAAACGTGCGCCGTCGGCCTGCCGATCAAATAACCCTGAAGCGAGTCGCAGCCGGCAGCAGCCAAGAAGGTCGCTTGTTCCTCGGTTTCTACGCCTTCTGCAGTGACGGTCATCCCGAGGGCCTGGCTCAGCGCGATGATGCCTCGCGTGATCGCCGCATCCTCCGACTTTTCCGGCAGCCCGCGCGTGAACGATCTATCTATCTTCACGGTGTCGAACGCAAATGAGCGTAGGTAGCCGAACGAGCTATATCCGATACCGAAATCATCGATCGCGATCTTAACGCCCATCGATCGCAACGATCGGATGGTGCCGGCGCCGGCTTGTATGTCTCGCACAACCGCGCTCTCCGTCACTTCGAGCGTCAGTCTATCGGCTGGAAGACCTGAAGATCGCAGCGTTTCGCCGACGATCGACACGAGATCGGGATGCGAGAACTGTCGTGCGGAGATGTTGACCGCAACCCAAGGATAGCCGGCTTGGTCGCTGTGCCACCCAAGAGCTTGAGAACAGGCTTGGCGCAGCACCCATTCTCCGATCGGAATGATGAGGCCCGTCTGCTCGGCGAGTGGGATAAATCGGTCGGGCGGAACGAGGCCGAGCGTCGGATGTTCCCATCGGATCAGAGCTTCGAAGCCGCGGAGTCGGCGACTCGCAGCGTCGACGATGGGTTGGAAATGCAGCCGGAATTCACCTCGACCCAGTGCGCGGTAAAGGCTGTTTTGGAATTCAAGGCGTGAGTCGGCCTCGTCGTGCATGTCGGAACTGAAGAACACCGCTTGACCTCCGCCACTTTCCTTAGCGGAGTGGACCGCGGTGTCGGCTTGGCGGATTAGTGACTCGCTGTCGCATGCGTCGCCGGGATAGATGCTGAATCCGGCGCTCGCGTTGACGTATAATTCGCGTCCGCCGATGATGAACGGTTCCGAGAAGGCGCGCGTCACCTTGTCGGCGAGAAGCGTAAGGTCCGCTACGGTCGCGACGTCGGCGAAGACGATCGCGAATTCGTCCGAACCCAACCGGCCGACGGTATCGCCGCGGCGGACGATGGACGAGAGTCGATCCCCCACCTCCTTTAGCAGCGTGTCTCCGGCGACGTGGCCCAACGTGTCGTTGATATTCTTGAACCGATCGACGTCCAGGCAGCACAAAGCCACGAGTTTGCCGCGTTCGAGCGCACGGCCCAACGACTCCGATAGTCGCACCTCGACTTGCATCCGGTTGGGCAGATTCGTGAGGACGTCGAAGTTGGCGAGGCGCACGAGCTCGCTCTCGGCTATCTTCCGTTCCGTGATATCCAAGACGCTGCCGAAGCCACGCGTTGATGCCCCGGTCTCGTCGACGTCGTATCGTCCGACATTTTGTATGTGCCGGACGCTCCCGTCCTTATGATTGATGCGGTGGTCGATGTTCCACGAAATACCGGCCCGGATCGCATGTTGGACAGCACTTTCGACAAACGCGACGTCGTCGGCGTGAATGGCATCTCCGAGCGCGGTGAAATCCGCCGGCATCTCGTCGGCGGTTCGGCCGAATATGCGGAGCAGCTCGTCCGAAATCGTGCGCTCGCCGCTCTCACGATCGTACGTCCACGTGCCGAAGCGAGCCAGCGTCTGCGCTTCAGCAAGGGTATGTTCTAGACTTATGCGTTCGGTGACGTCAATGCAAAGGCCGGCTACCCCGATGATGCCACCGTGCGAATCGCGCAGCGGTTCGACGCGGCTTTCAAATGTCCGGTCGCCGAATGAATCCATGTAGTCGCAGGCTTCCCCTTTGAGGGCCCGCTCGTGCGAACTGATCGTCGGTCCAGCCTGGTCGTCGAACATCCGTCGAAGATTGTTTCCGACCATAGAATCGTCTTCAGCCCCAAGCCTGCGAAGCGCTCCGCCGATCGAAGTCTGTATCGTGAGGTCGAGATCGGTCACCCACAGGATGGCCGGCATGTGATCGATCAGGCGGCGGATCCGCCGCTCGTGATCGAGTCTCTTCTCTTCTGCATCGTGTCTCGACGTTATGTCCAGGAAATAGACGGCGATCCCATCCGGAGTCGGCCGGACACGTGCTTCGTACCAATGATCATTGAGCAACGAACGGAACTCGAACTGTGACGGGATGCCATCGTGCATCGCGTCCTCGTAGCGCCGCCGATGTTCGGGTTGCGAGAACGACGGGAACCACCTCTCGATCGGCTCACCGACGAGCTCCTCGGCGGGCTTGGAGAAAAGCGACTCCACGGTGACGTTTACAAATTTGATCTTCCACTCGCGATCGATGTGCACAAAGTGTTCGACGATGCTTGCGAGGACTTCAGTCAGTCGATCCGCTGTTGCTATCGCCTTCGAGCGCGCGCGAAGTCCCTCCGTAGCGATTGCGATAACGCCGGCGACCGTCAAAGCGAAGCGAACATCTTCTTCATCAAAGCGTTTCACATTCTTGACGTAGCCGACAAGCGACCCATAGTCTCGCGTGTCAGAGCGGATCGGGATGCCGATAGCGGCGCGAATCGAGTAGCGATCGAGAAACCAAGCGGAATCAAGCGGCCTATCGGAAGCGTCGAGATCGGCGGCTGCGACGACCCCACGCGATCGAAATGATTTGGCCGCCAGCGAATCGCCCGCGACATCGAATGTGATAGAATCGAGCGCGCCTTCCCAACCTTCGGCGGCCACACACTTCAGCGATCGATCGCGCCATTGATGTTCGTACGCGAGAACGAAGTCGACCGCAAGGCCGTCGCGCAGCAGCCGGGCGCCGAGGCGCTTCAATTCGATGTCGGATTGCTCTGCGATCGCCGCCTTGGCGAATTCGATAAGCGCTTCCTGACGCCTGACCTGCTCAAGTAATATCGGTGCCGGGATTGATGCCGCATCAACTGCCTGTCGAGCACGCTTCTTGGCCGGAGCATCCTCGTTCGACACGCTGATCAGCATCGCGTGCCGACCGGCGTAAGTGATCGGCGTCGCAAATCCCTCGATGCGCGTCACACGACCGTCGACGTCAGATATCCGGAAGCGCACGACTCGGGGTCCAGCGCGCTTTTTCTGCAGGCTCTGCCCGATGAATTCTTCCTCGCCGCGCGCGATGATGTCGGCGAGTTTAAGGCTGTAGAGCTTTCGGCGCGCATAGCCGAAGAGCGAGACGGCGGCATCGTTGGCATCGATAATCGCACCGCTGCGGATATCGTACGCGAACACCGCGTGGCGGGCGCTCCCAAAGAGTAGTTGGAACGTCTGCTTACCGGTATCACGCGCAGTCTGGGTCAATCTCTTAGTGTCCAATGGAGCGCCGCGACAGTGCCCTCTTTAAACTCATCGGCCTTCGGCTTCGTGCCGTGGTCGGACGGAACCGATCTGCCATGCACGCGTGACGGACGTCACATCCCCTTTCCGCACTGTAGTAGGGCAAGCATCGCTTGTCCGCGTAAGCGGCGCGTATGGATCTTGGCATTCGAAATCGCGTCGCGCTC encodes the following:
- a CDS encoding VOC family protein, encoding MATASKIGIRGVDTTMYLVKDVDRATKFYTDVLGFAPTLSFGVGAEWTFPTGETFGIVKPPTAPWEKSGGVHFGVDDIKAAVAACKASGITFEDDAKIYETPGCFLAFAHDSEGNEFILHELKPR
- a CDS encoding adenylate/guanylate cyclase domain-containing protein; this translates as MTESKRAVSSRLREDSLPSGLVAFLFTDIEGSTQRWDKHRDAMDAAVKLHDTIVRGAIEGGTGYVFKTAGDAFCAAFSSARDAVTAAIEIQRELAGADFAAVDGIRVRIGLHVGQASERDGDYFGPAVNRTARLMSIGHGGQVLLSGAMRESAEISLPSGVWLTDLGQRRLKDLTEPEHVWQLDIAGLAADFPPLSSLDARPNNLPVQLTRLIGREQDVDEIKALITKHRLVTLLGSGGVGKTRLALQVAADLIDRYPDGVWFADLAPISDPELVASVVAQALGMSQAQDRRVDEAVVERLKRKNLILVLDNCEHLVEAAARLSAAIVRGCAGVSILTTSRQALGIDGEVVHRLPSLAVPANFGEMRAGEAHQYGAIALFVERASAADSRFSLTDDTAPVVADICRRLDGIPLAIELAAARVKVLTIPNLAKRLDDRFKLLTGGNRTALPRQKTLMALIDWSYDLLTESEQTLLARVAIFAGGFGLDAAATICADGTVDEVEILDLLSSLTDKSLIVADTLGEEERYRLLESTRAYSLAKLNALGERERLAASHAAYFKRLAEFADQTHLRVPSPLPLALLEVERDNFRAALEWSITDEHDVPLGAAIAGSLERLWTTGGLMAEGRYWIGRAQARLDESSNPKEAARLWLALAGIVHAKPKYECAMRALALYETFAEPRRAAWSQFYAAFALHQMGRIEEAERECEHALLASRDCGNTRCVAACLNLQGLFYRSPGHESAEARKVFAQALEIFKSLEDDAGSAVVLGNIAELDFFEGNLDSATAMAEEARDVTLGTHNMFYLAISNTNLAAYNIASGDYDAALRAAREGLKCALQEQHALGIAIVLQHFAQLAAIRGDAREGARLLAYVDARLRALSYEREYTEKWCLEKLMIELRRTLDDSEIERLAAEGAAWTEDRAVGLAMSTCEDLL
- a CDS encoding S53 family peptidase — encoded protein: MLARFSIFGAIVTFALGTAVAAASTSPIEIGTVTGVRDYGRASESTRVRVAVVLNYHRDAELESLTQAQADPASPLFHHFLTPEQFSNYFAATPAEYGSVIASLRRGGFTITHIFANRTVVDAVAPAPIAARYFSTDIHRVLTADGRITYTNVLPGIVPAEIGDLVFSVQGLDAVGRMRPTIAFSPRAGRRLIAPAVSPDTAPVFGPDGGYGPLVFTRSYDLPSSKGFTGAGHASGVATDADFLNSDLNSFLAYFRIKRTGPQTTRVLVDGGPPPGDGPDSIETTLDVEQITSLAPGTALYVYEVTYDEPTNANFIDIFNQVVSDDKVDTLNSSYGYCETAIHKGYPASLNTVAKQGNALGITFHSSAGDTGSSWDGCSGVAVGTPVDIPHGEAIGGTTLSVDGNGNETGEIGWNSTGGGISKLFAVPTWQQNVPHVIKGGRNLPDLAFDADPGTGGSYFYGGFWSGPIGGTSMSSPIFGASLTEINQVEGARAGDFNVTLYKTWLAHGYGNGTTANFRDITSGSIPPYHAGPGYDQMSGIGAMLVNNFVKLFRR
- a CDS encoding multicopper oxidase family protein; translation: MLKRRDVLRLGAAGALGLATTNVGKAMAGATVPAASSVGADAELDRLTTAGLRALPPLRPPDSVSRSGQTKRFTLTLAPATVQPLPKHRISVPAINGTSPGPVLRAGEGDEVEITVINRLPRATSLHWHGIPIPFTMDGSGSFSQQAIRPNETFVYRFIAPQAGTYMYHSHINELEFASVSGMFIVDPQVDGREPHYASDLPIFISSIPWEKARAAEEQTILADSMMMTGMGAKPGADPLPGVGDAMDRMDMVEYWCFNGKTFPATQPIAVRSGDLVRLRFGNLTNMAHPIHLHGHWFRLIAQDGSPLERPQTMNTVPVHPGQTVDIDFLANNPGVWPLHCHIVAHMVDNHDVMSGLMTVVQYEGFGLPAMMM
- a CDS encoding EAL domain-containing protein; this encodes MTQTARDTGKQTFQLLFGSARHAVFAYDIRSGAIIDANDAAVSLFGYARRKLYSLKLADIIARGEEEFIGQSLQKKRAGPRVVRFRISDVDGRVTRIEGFATPITYAGRHAMLISVSNEDAPAKKRARQAVDAASIPAPILLEQVRRQEALIEFAKAAIAEQSDIELKRLGARLLRDGLAVDFVLAYEHQWRDRSLKCVAAEGWEGALDSITFDVAGDSLAAKSFRSRGVVAAADLDASDRPLDSAWFLDRYSIRAAIGIPIRSDTRDYGSLVGYVKNVKRFDEEDVRFALTVAGVIAIATEGLRARSKAIATADRLTEVLASIVEHFVHIDREWKIKFVNVTVESLFSKPAEELVGEPIERWFPSFSQPEHRRRYEDAMHDGIPSQFEFRSLLNDHWYEARVRPTPDGIAVYFLDITSRHDAEEKRLDHERRIRRLIDHMPAILWVTDLDLTIQTSIGGALRRLGAEDDSMVGNNLRRMFDDQAGPTISSHERALKGEACDYMDSFGDRTFESRVEPLRDSHGGIIGVAGLCIDVTERISLEHTLAEAQTLARFGTWTYDRESGERTISDELLRIFGRTADEMPADFTALGDAIHADDVAFVESAVQHAIRAGISWNIDHRINHKDGSVRHIQNVGRYDVDETGASTRGFGSVLDITERKIAESELVRLANFDVLTNLPNRMQVEVRLSESLGRALERGKLVALCCLDVDRFKNINDTLGHVAGDTLLKEVGDRLSSIVRRGDTVGRLGSDEFAIVFADVATVADLTLLADKVTRAFSEPFIIGGRELYVNASAGFSIYPGDACDSESLIRQADTAVHSAKESGGGQAVFFSSDMHDEADSRLEFQNSLYRALGRGEFRLHFQPIVDAASRRLRGFEALIRWEHPTLGLVPPDRFIPLAEQTGLIIPIGEWVLRQACSQALGWHSDQAGYPWVAVNISARQFSHPDLVSIVGETLRSSGLPADRLTLEVTESAVVRDIQAGAGTIRSLRSMGVKIAIDDFGIGYSSFGYLRSFAFDTVKIDRSFTRGLPEKSEDAAITRGIIALSQALGMTVTAEGVETEEQATFLAAAGCDSLQGYLIGRPTAHVSDPNR